In a genomic window of Roseiflexus castenholzii DSM 13941:
- a CDS encoding response regulator codes for MSIRILLVDDHAVVRQGLKMFLGLDPDLQVVGEAENGEEAIRLTGELNPDVVLMDLLMPVMDGVTAIARIRRDFPDTEVIALTSVLEDEAVMKAMRAGAMGYLLKDTQAEELRRAIKAAAAGQVQLSPRAAARLMRDVRAPESPEKLTERETDVLRLLALGRANKEIARELNIGEKTVKTHVSAILRKLDVPSRTQAALYAVRIGLVSIEGET; via the coding sequence ATGTCCATTCGTATTCTGCTCGTAGATGACCACGCGGTGGTCCGTCAGGGGTTGAAGATGTTTCTCGGTCTCGACCCAGACCTTCAGGTCGTGGGCGAAGCGGAGAACGGGGAAGAAGCCATCCGCCTGACGGGGGAGTTGAATCCCGACGTCGTCTTGATGGATTTGCTCATGCCAGTCATGGATGGCGTGACTGCCATTGCGCGCATCCGCCGCGATTTTCCTGATACCGAAGTTATCGCCCTGACCAGCGTGCTGGAAGACGAAGCCGTGATGAAAGCCATGCGCGCGGGAGCGATGGGCTATTTGCTCAAAGATACGCAGGCGGAAGAATTGCGCCGCGCCATTAAAGCCGCCGCAGCGGGGCAGGTGCAACTCTCGCCGCGAGCCGCCGCGCGGCTGATGCGCGACGTGCGCGCCCCCGAAAGCCCCGAAAAACTGACCGAGCGCGAAACCGATGTGTTGCGTCTGCTGGCATTGGGTCGCGCCAACAAGGAGATTGCGCGCGAACTCAACATCGGCGAGAAGACCGTCAAGACGCACGTTAGCGCCATTTTGCGCAAATTGGATGTGCCGAGCCGCACGCAAGCCGCCTTATATGCTGTGCGGATTGGGCTGGTGTCTATCGAAGGGGAGACATAG
- a CDS encoding response regulator, producing MITILLVDDDPNIRRGLRMNLALEPDFAVVGEAGDGWDALRLARELQPDAVVMDIRLPSLDGLSAAERLRQSQLRCAVIILTLYDEPSNRARARQIGVAAFLSKSASADALKQTLRNITFDKGAQT from the coding sequence ATGATAACCATCCTGCTGGTTGACGACGACCCTAACATCCGCCGCGGGCTGAGAATGAATCTCGCGCTCGAACCCGATTTCGCCGTCGTGGGCGAAGCGGGTGATGGCTGGGACGCCCTGCGGCTGGCGCGCGAACTCCAGCCCGACGCGGTGGTGATGGATATCCGCCTGCCTTCGCTCGACGGCTTGAGCGCGGCGGAGCGCTTGCGGCAATCACAACTGCGCTGCGCCGTCATCATCCTGACATTGTACGATGAGCCGTCCAACCGCGCCCGCGCCCGACAGATTGGCGTGGCGGCGTTTCTTTCCAAGAGCGCATCGGCGGATGCGTTGAAACAGACCCTCCGCAACATCACTTTCGACAAAGGAGCGCAAACATGA
- a CDS encoding TMEM175 family protein, whose product MSEQTRPYCETALGLERIVFFSDAVFAIAITLLALEIRLPEAAGLNDAELWRALASIYPKYLSFMVSFLVIGNFWLVHHRQFGYIERYDTRLILLNLFVLMMIAFIPFPTVVISENGNRAATIFYALTMCATGLLLALLWLYASGTRRLVAPNLPPAIVRRGIIRNLSVSAVFLLSVALAFLNPDLAKFSWLLIAPAVVLAR is encoded by the coding sequence ATGAGTGAACAGACTCGTCCTTATTGTGAAACCGCGCTGGGGTTGGAACGCATCGTCTTCTTCAGCGACGCGGTCTTTGCCATTGCCATCACCCTGCTGGCGCTGGAAATCCGCCTGCCCGAAGCGGCAGGGCTGAACGACGCTGAACTGTGGCGGGCATTGGCTTCCATCTATCCCAAATATCTCAGTTTCATGGTCAGTTTTCTGGTCATCGGCAACTTCTGGCTGGTTCATCATCGTCAATTTGGCTACATCGAGCGCTACGATACCCGTCTGATATTGCTCAACCTGTTCGTACTGATGATGATTGCCTTCATCCCCTTCCCGACGGTGGTCATCAGCGAAAACGGCAACCGCGCTGCTACCATCTTTTACGCGCTGACGATGTGTGCGACGGGCTTGCTCCTCGCCTTGCTCTGGCTCTACGCCTCCGGCACGCGCCGTCTCGTCGCCCCCAACCTGCCGCCTGCCATCGTCCGCCGCGGCATAATTCGCAACCTGAGCGTTTCCGCCGTTTTTCTGCTTTCGGTTGCGCTGGCATTCCTCAACCCTGACCTTGCCAAGTTTTCGTGGCTGTTGATTGCGCCTGCCGTTGTGTTGGCGAGGTGA
- a CDS encoding NYN domain-containing protein translates to MFVIVSGDGGFAALAKKLHEYGKTVIGCAYRSAVNKTFQAVCDEFVWITDPEEKVQPAHVPDQLGVTDPRNIRLAEQVARVTVPTPENIVAKTREILDWYAQNTTTSVDLVQKGITLSVIKEAVMYAIPDFQPGRLGFAKFIEYMQFVCQGTIYCIVRLPTSQVVLALRCAVPNGSEVLPDLDAHEMECG, encoded by the coding sequence GTGTTTGTGATTGTATCCGGTGATGGCGGATTTGCCGCTCTGGCCAAAAAGCTGCACGAATATGGCAAGACGGTCATCGGTTGCGCTTACCGTTCGGCAGTCAACAAGACGTTTCAAGCGGTGTGTGACGAATTCGTTTGGATTACCGACCCGGAAGAGAAGGTTCAGCCGGCGCATGTGCCCGATCAACTTGGGGTCACCGACCCGCGCAATATTCGCCTCGCCGAACAGGTGGCGAGAGTAACCGTGCCTACACCAGAGAACATTGTCGCCAAAACTAGAGAGATCCTCGATTGGTACGCACAGAATACAACAACGTCAGTCGATTTGGTTCAGAAAGGAATAACACTTTCGGTCATTAAAGAAGCTGTCATGTATGCCATTCCCGACTTTCAACCGGGCAGATTGGGATTTGCGAAGTTTATCGAATATATGCAGTTCGTTTGCCAGGGAACGATCTACTGCATCGTGCGTCTGCCAACTTCACAGGTCGTGCTCGCCCTGCGCTGCGCTGTTCCCAATGGGAGTGAGGTGCTGCCGGATTTGGATGCGCACGAAATGGAGTGCGGTTGA
- the cmr1 gene encoding type III-B CRISPR module RAMP protein Cmr1, with protein sequence MGKKWKLEAHTDIWTGDAAGKPDRLIPTGIMGSLRWWFEVLVRGLGGQACDPTSDVRCPDKDGRHCVVCELFGCTGWARKFRLMILDDNGQVIQNQIKANHTFILRFIPLRPIRDEEWCLLDATLRLIAEYGAIGGKTVFKPSDQQNRQNQPHHKDFGLVKIKKRPKWCKKEDVEAYVRNSHWRPNFPDNDFSWASLQNFWCVNGRYLARISVPVSTCL encoded by the coding sequence ATGGGGAAAAAATGGAAGCTCGAAGCCCACACCGACATCTGGACCGGAGACGCAGCAGGGAAACCCGACCGCCTCATTCCCACCGGCATCATGGGATCGCTGCGCTGGTGGTTTGAGGTGCTGGTGCGCGGTCTCGGCGGCCAGGCGTGCGATCCCACGTCGGATGTGCGCTGCCCGGACAAGGACGGTCGGCACTGCGTGGTCTGCGAACTCTTCGGCTGCACCGGCTGGGCGCGCAAGTTCCGGCTCATGATTCTGGACGATAATGGTCAGGTCATTCAGAACCAGATCAAGGCAAATCACACCTTCATCTTGCGCTTCATCCCCCTGCGACCCATTCGGGACGAGGAGTGGTGCCTGCTCGACGCCACCCTGCGCCTGATTGCCGAGTATGGAGCGATAGGCGGCAAGACGGTGTTTAAGCCGTCGGATCAGCAGAATAGGCAGAATCAGCCTCATCACAAAGACTTTGGGCTTGTGAAGATTAAGAAGCGGCCAAAATGGTGTAAAAAAGAGGATGTAGAAGCCTATGTGCGCAATTCACATTGGCGACCAAACTTTCCTGATAATGACTTCTCCTGGGCTTCCCTGCAAAACTTCTGGTGTGTGAATGGGCGGTATCTGGCGCGTATATCCGTCCCGGTCTCGACGTGTTTGTGA
- a CDS encoding gamma-glutamylcyclotransferase family protein, giving the protein MDQWYFAYGSNLSKEQMEERIGSSREARVAWLTGYRLVFNKRSKKDGTGKANIVPAAGATVWGVVYRCSYDDLQKMDKCEGVKGGHYQRHAIRVQLDSGEELDAVTYVAGERFLAAESLKPSTEYLETIITGARQHRLPDDYIRSIEALAGS; this is encoded by the coding sequence ATGGATCAGTGGTACTTTGCCTACGGCAGTAATCTATCGAAGGAACAGATGGAAGAGCGCATCGGTTCCAGCAGGGAGGCGCGGGTAGCGTGGCTCACCGGGTACCGGCTGGTGTTCAACAAGCGCAGCAAAAAAGATGGTACAGGTAAGGCGAACATTGTTCCAGCCGCAGGCGCGACCGTCTGGGGTGTTGTGTACCGGTGCAGTTATGATGATCTCCAAAAGATGGACAAGTGTGAGGGAGTGAAGGGTGGGCACTATCAGCGACACGCGATTCGGGTTCAACTTGACAGTGGTGAGGAGCTAGATGCAGTGACATACGTGGCCGGGGAGAGGTTTCTCGCCGCCGAGTCACTCAAGCCGAGCACTGAGTATCTTGAGACGATCATCACAGGAGCGCGCCAGCATCGGCTACCGGACGACTACATCCGCAGTATTGAAGCATTAGCGGGTTCGTAA
- a CDS encoding DUF4276 family protein — translation MKQVLVYVEGQTEETFVRDVLAPHLFTTCSIFVIPTLARTKRTKSGQTFKGGIVSYGQVKKDLRNLLNTPNVALVTTMIDYYGLPDDFPGISTLPTGTLSERVRALQDAFAMDIGSQRFLPFLVLHEFEALVLTEPEHLADVLPQYKAKLADLQRDINGLPPEEINDGDTTHPAARIRQYFPGYQKRLHGPLLVQKIGIETIRDKCPHFHDWLTRLESLCTQQE, via the coding sequence ATGAAGCAGGTGCTTGTTTATGTGGAAGGGCAAACCGAGGAGACTTTCGTGCGCGACGTGTTAGCGCCACATCTATTCACAACCTGCTCCATCTTCGTAATTCCTACGCTAGCCCGGACCAAACGAACCAAATCCGGTCAGACGTTTAAAGGAGGCATTGTTTCCTACGGGCAGGTGAAAAAAGATCTTCGTAATCTCCTAAATACACCTAACGTGGCATTAGTGACTACAATGATTGATTACTACGGATTACCAGATGACTTCCCGGGAATATCGACATTGCCAACCGGTACACTCTCCGAAAGGGTACGTGCTCTGCAAGATGCATTTGCCATGGACATCGGAAGCCAGCGATTTTTGCCCTTTCTTGTCTTGCACGAGTTCGAAGCTCTCGTTCTGACCGAACCGGAACATCTTGCCGATGTCTTGCCTCAGTATAAAGCCAAACTTGCCGATCTCCAGAGAGATATTAACGGTTTGCCACCAGAAGAAATCAACGACGGCGACACCACCCATCCTGCTGCCCGCATCCGGCAATATTTTCCCGGCTATCAAAAACGTTTACACGGTCCGTTACTAGTCCAAAAAATCGGGATTGAAACCATTCGAGACAAATGTCCGCATTTTCACGATTGGTTAACCCGATTAGAATCACTATGTACACAACAGGAGTGA
- a CDS encoding AAA family ATPase: MVERIVVKGYKSIREAEINLRPVNVLIGANGAGKSNFIGLFQFMNRVVNQGMQVYVAQAGGADQLLHYGRKITEQIYLELWFSRPNNLANGYECTLLPTDDDLLVFKEEVVYFHDRNEYDHPYESRRSSQVHHETLLLDWQRNGDRVAYHVLRALASWQLYHFHDTSPSARIKQTGDIHDNLFLRPDASNLAAYLYVLRETEEAYYRNIVDTIRLVAPFFGDFVLRPSPFNPAKIRLEWQERGSDALFGPHVFSDGTLRFICLATLFLQPPERFPATIVLDEPELGLHPYAIAILADMVRSAAEHTQIILATQSVTLVNQFEPDDILVVDRVQGETLFSRLEKEQMASWLEDYGLGDLWEKNLLRGRPAR, from the coding sequence ATGGTAGAGCGCATTGTCGTAAAGGGTTATAAATCCATTCGGGAAGCCGAAATCAACCTGCGCCCGGTCAACGTCCTCATTGGCGCCAATGGCGCAGGCAAATCCAACTTCATTGGCCTGTTCCAGTTTATGAACCGCGTTGTCAATCAGGGTATGCAAGTCTACGTAGCGCAGGCCGGCGGCGCCGATCAACTTCTGCACTATGGCCGTAAAATAACCGAGCAGATATACCTTGAACTTTGGTTTTCCAGGCCCAATAATCTGGCAAACGGTTATGAATGTACGCTGCTCCCAACCGATGATGACCTACTGGTCTTTAAAGAAGAGGTTGTCTACTTCCATGACCGAAACGAATATGATCACCCTTATGAAAGTCGGCGTTCATCACAGGTACATCATGAAACGTTACTTCTAGACTGGCAGCGAAATGGTGACCGGGTTGCGTATCATGTTTTGCGCGCGTTGGCCTCTTGGCAACTGTATCATTTTCACGATACCAGTCCATCAGCTCGCATTAAACAAACCGGAGACATCCACGATAACCTCTTTTTAAGACCAGATGCGTCTAACCTGGCAGCGTATCTCTACGTTTTGCGTGAAACTGAAGAAGCGTATTATCGCAATATCGTGGATACTATCCGTCTCGTCGCGCCTTTTTTTGGTGATTTCGTGCTGCGCCCGTCACCATTCAATCCGGCAAAAATTCGTCTAGAGTGGCAGGAGCGCGGTTCCGATGCGCTCTTTGGCCCGCATGTCTTTTCAGATGGCACGCTGCGTTTTATCTGTCTGGCAACGCTCTTTTTGCAGCCACCCGAACGGTTTCCGGCTACCATCGTGCTCGATGAGCCGGAACTAGGGTTACATCCTTATGCTATCGCTATCTTGGCCGACATGGTGCGCAGTGCGGCGGAACATACGCAGATTATCTTAGCCACGCAGTCAGTTACCCTCGTTAATCAGTTCGAACCGGACGACATTTTGGTCGTAGATCGTGTCCAAGGGGAAACACTATTCAGCCGACTGGAAAAAGAGCAGATGGCATCTTGGCTGGAAGATTACGGACTCGGCGATCTGTGGGAAAAGAATCTACTGAGAGGACGACCGGCGCGATGA
- the cmr4 gene encoding type III-B CRISPR module RAMP protein Cmr4 — protein sequence MATYQRQQYLLMTIDPVHIGTGGYRLGRVDNSIVREPGTRVPKIPGTSLHGAARSYAAQLYETPEAAGQSQDNVQYPDQNPVCYTFGYIEKTGNGNNVKAYSGVVNIFDAHVLLFPVYSMTGPVWVTTLGRLREAGFTVKHNGAALEPQTSTALLTWDRKDDLNLGWLMVNVAGKAEVTAPNGWQNEQRWQAIANRIVLVNESLFSHVVNSNLEVRTSVAIDPERGAAEEGALFTYEALPRATFLTTEVVLDDYREAFPKDKCGQGKTDKNNPLPGDPWNCPLDVVKAGLRMIEWLGVGGMGTRGFGRLVIVGEPLKQKYGEERGNEQ from the coding sequence ATGGCAACCTACCAACGACAACAATATCTGTTGATGACGATTGATCCGGTTCACATCGGCACTGGCGGGTATCGCCTCGGTCGGGTGGACAACAGCATCGTGCGCGAACCGGGCACTCGCGTGCCCAAAATCCCCGGTACCAGCCTGCACGGCGCGGCCCGTTCGTATGCGGCCCAACTCTACGAGACACCCGAAGCCGCCGGCCAGAGCCAGGACAACGTGCAGTATCCCGACCAGAATCCGGTCTGCTACACCTTCGGCTACATTGAGAAGACGGGCAATGGCAACAACGTGAAAGCCTACTCCGGCGTCGTCAATATCTTTGACGCCCACGTGCTGCTCTTCCCGGTCTATTCAATGACCGGGCCGGTGTGGGTGACGACGCTCGGACGGCTGCGCGAGGCCGGTTTTACCGTGAAGCACAACGGCGCCGCTCTTGAACCGCAGACCAGCACGGCATTGCTTACCTGGGATCGGAAAGATGACCTTAACCTGGGCTGGCTGATGGTCAATGTGGCCGGCAAAGCGGAGGTGACTGCACCAAACGGATGGCAGAATGAACAACGCTGGCAGGCCATCGCCAACCGCATCGTGCTGGTGAACGAATCGCTTTTCAGCCACGTGGTCAACAGCAATCTCGAAGTGCGCACGTCGGTGGCAATTGACCCGGAACGCGGCGCGGCGGAGGAGGGGGCGCTCTTCACCTACGAAGCGCTGCCGCGCGCGACCTTCCTGACGACAGAGGTGGTGCTGGATGATTATCGAGAAGCGTTTCCCAAAGACAAATGTGGTCAAGGAAAGACTGACAAGAACAACCCGTTGCCCGGCGACCCATGGAACTGCCCGCTAGATGTAGTCAAAGCCGGTTTGCGTATGATCGAATGGCTCGGGGTAGGCGGCATGGGCACACGCGGTTTTGGCCGGCTGGTTATCGTAGGTGAACCGCTGAAGCAAAAATACGGCGAGGAGCGAGGCAATGAGCAATAG